The proteins below are encoded in one region of Pseudonocardia sp. DSM 110487:
- a CDS encoding DinB family protein, which yields MYAPAQHDEVTGLVNYIDEQLAAIRAAAFGLTEEQARETPCRSALSVGGIIKHAAYVMRGALERLRTDVTEQPVDPAAYAAYTDSFAVRDDETVAGTIEEFDRVRAQLRAAVAATDPAGSTTAPPAPWHGIFDARPIHARYYLVHLVEECARHAGHADIIREQIDGVAVPALVLTLEGASANDFFQPYQPAPGTLLA from the coding sequence ATGTACGCACCCGCCCAGCACGACGAGGTCACCGGCCTGGTCAACTACATCGACGAGCAGCTCGCCGCCATCCGTGCCGCCGCGTTCGGTCTGACCGAGGAGCAGGCGCGCGAGACGCCGTGCCGGAGTGCGCTGTCGGTCGGGGGCATCATCAAGCACGCGGCCTACGTCATGCGCGGAGCGCTGGAGCGCCTGCGGACCGACGTCACCGAGCAGCCGGTCGATCCGGCGGCGTACGCCGCGTACACCGACAGCTTCGCCGTGCGCGATGACGAGACGGTGGCCGGGACAATCGAGGAATTCGACCGGGTGCGGGCTCAGCTGCGTGCCGCGGTCGCCGCGACCGATCCGGCCGGCAGCACGACGGCGCCGCCCGCGCCGTGGCACGGGATCTTCGACGCGCGACCGATTCACGCTCGCTACTACCTGGTGCACCTGGTCGAGGAGTGTGCCCGGCACGCGGGGCACGCCGACATCATCCGTGAGCAGATCGACGGCGTGGCGGTGCCGGCGCTGGTGCTCACCCTGGAGGGGGCGAGCGCCAACGACTTCTTCCAGCCGTACCAGCCGGCCCCGGGCACCCTACTGGCGTGA
- a CDS encoding enoyl-CoA hydratase-related protein: MDARFPPRPAALRDDYEHVLVHRDGHVLEVTINRPDVKVGLVAGAGGLVRLPRMVPPKLATEMILTGRRLTAEEALAAGLVNRVVEAGTALDGARALAAEILGGSPTSVRASLQIMAETEGIPDTVDAVTQPSRAIDELMVSEDMIEGITAFAQKRSPRWRNR, from the coding sequence ATGGACGCGCGGTTCCCGCCTCGGCCCGCCGCGCTGCGCGACGACTACGAGCACGTACTGGTGCACCGCGACGGGCACGTCCTGGAGGTGACGATCAACCGGCCGGACGTGAAGGTCGGCCTCGTGGCGGGCGCCGGTGGCCTGGTCCGGCTGCCGCGGATGGTTCCGCCCAAGCTCGCCACCGAGATGATCCTCACCGGGAGGCGGCTCACGGCCGAGGAGGCGCTGGCGGCGGGTCTCGTCAACCGTGTGGTGGAGGCGGGCACCGCGCTCGATGGCGCGCGAGCGCTCGCTGCGGAGATCCTGGGCGGTTCCCCCACCTCGGTGCGCGCCTCCCTGCAGATCATGGCCGAGACCGAGGGGATCCCCGACACCGTCGACGCCGTCACACAACCGTCGCGTGCCATCGACGAGCTCATGGTCAGCGAGGACATGATCGAGGGCATCACCGCATTCGCGCAGAAGCGCAGCCCCCGGTGGCGCAATCGGTGA
- a CDS encoding TetR/AcrR family transcriptional regulator — MHLRADAARNRAAIVEAARTVFAEQGLDVPLEEIARRAGTGSATLYRRFPTREDLIAAVLAERMSEHLDAVRNGLADEDPWRGFASYVTAAAAMQARDRGIADLVIMEMPAGPEIEELRSRAFDGLVQLVERARHSGVLRADFTTEDVVLLLMANAGLVERAHGMAADASVRLVHVLLDGFRAQGASAGPPAPGPRQTEEAMRRNCGRLLTSVRRRR; from the coding sequence ATGCACCTTCGGGCCGATGCCGCCCGCAATCGGGCCGCCATCGTCGAGGCCGCTCGGACAGTCTTCGCCGAGCAGGGGCTCGACGTGCCACTGGAGGAGATCGCGCGTCGGGCGGGGACCGGGAGTGCCACGCTCTACCGGCGGTTCCCGACGCGTGAGGACCTGATCGCGGCCGTGCTCGCCGAGCGAATGTCCGAGCACCTCGATGCCGTCCGGAACGGGCTGGCCGACGAGGATCCGTGGCGTGGCTTCGCCTCCTATGTGACCGCCGCCGCGGCCATGCAGGCCCGCGATCGCGGTATCGCCGATCTCGTCATCATGGAGATGCCGGCCGGACCGGAAATCGAGGAGCTGCGGTCCAGGGCCTTCGACGGGCTCGTCCAACTCGTCGAGCGCGCCCGGCACTCCGGCGTCCTGCGCGCCGATTTCACCACGGAGGACGTGGTGTTGCTGCTGATGGCCAACGCCGGACTCGTCGAGCGTGCCCACGGCATGGCTGCGGACGCGTCCGTACGCCTGGTGCACGTTCTCCTCGATGGTTTCCGCGCTCAGGGTGCCTCCGCCGGCCCGCCGGCCCCCGGACCCCGACAGACCGAGGAAGCCATGCGTCGCAACTGCGGGCGCCTTCTCACGTCGGTGCGGAGGCGACGATGA
- a CDS encoding maleylpyruvate isomerase N-terminal domain-containing protein, translated as MTEDLADAETLVDAEPRVEALRSSVARLRGIAASMTEAELTGRAYPSEWTIADVLSHLGSGAVITGRRLDDTLAGRPTPDDFAPGVWDTWNGKTPVAQRDDALVADADLLARFEAVTPEQRTGFSSAMGPMTLGFTEFVGMRLNEHAFHTWDIEITRDPPATLPPQVAALVVDNLGLVAGFTAKPTGDATVITVATTGPERGFRIELAADSATFLATTATASADLTLPAEAFSRLVYGRLDPEHTAPDDHGPALDVLRRVFPGP; from the coding sequence ATGACTGAGGATCTCGCCGACGCCGAGACGCTCGTCGACGCGGAGCCGCGCGTCGAGGCCCTCCGCTCCTCCGTCGCGCGACTGCGGGGCATCGCCGCATCCATGACAGAGGCCGAGCTGACGGGTCGCGCCTATCCCAGCGAGTGGACGATCGCCGACGTGCTCTCCCACCTCGGGTCCGGTGCCGTCATCACCGGCCGCCGCCTCGACGACACCCTCGCCGGCCGCCCGACACCCGACGACTTCGCGCCGGGCGTGTGGGACACCTGGAACGGGAAGACCCCGGTCGCGCAGCGCGACGACGCCCTCGTCGCTGACGCCGATCTCCTCGCCCGCTTCGAGGCGGTCACTCCCGAGCAGCGCACCGGCTTCTCCTCCGCCATGGGCCCGATGACCCTGGGATTCACGGAGTTCGTCGGGATGCGTCTCAACGAGCACGCCTTCCACACCTGGGACATCGAAATCACCCGCGATCCACCAGCCACCCTCCCGCCGCAGGTCGCCGCGTTGGTCGTCGACAACCTCGGGCTCGTCGCCGGCTTCACCGCGAAGCCCACCGGCGACGCGACCGTCATCACCGTCGCAACCACCGGTCCCGAACGCGGCTTCCGCATCGAGCTCGCCGCCGACTCGGCCACGTTCCTCGCCACCACCGCGACGGCGTCCGCCGACCTCACGCTCCCGGCCGAGGCGTTCTCCCGCCTCGTCTACGGGCGACTCGATCCGGAGCACACCGCGCCCGATGACCACGGCCCGGCGCTCGACGTGCTCCGACGTGTGTTCCCCGGGCCGTAG